In one window of Pseudomonas benzenivorans DNA:
- a CDS encoding tripartite tricarboxylate transporter TctB family protein, translating to MYVRLFAATWLLLCAGLAVLAWGFQAPFAYDPVGPRAYPLLLLGLMAAGSLWLLFKPGATQLQLHLPSVKRTLLCVLALLAYALLFEVLGFVLSTALATFALGLLFTGRLLPCALSGVLMGVLLYGLFDLLLDVPLPLGVFDVFVES from the coding sequence ATGTACGTCCGTCTATTTGCCGCGACCTGGCTGCTGCTGTGCGCCGGACTCGCCGTTCTCGCCTGGGGCTTCCAGGCGCCCTTCGCCTACGACCCGGTCGGCCCGCGGGCCTACCCCCTGCTGCTGCTCGGCCTGATGGCCGCCGGCAGCCTGTGGCTGCTGTTCAAGCCCGGCGCCACGCAGCTCCAGCTGCACCTGCCCAGCGTCAAACGCACGCTGCTGTGCGTGCTGGCCCTGCTGGCCTATGCCCTGCTGTTCGAGGTCCTGGGCTTCGTCCTCAGCACCGCCCTGGCGACCTTCGCCCTGGGCCTGCTGTTCACCGGCCGCCTGCTGCCCTGCGCCCTCAGCGGCGTGCTCATGGGCGTGCTGCTGTATGGCCTGTTCGACCTGTTGCTGGACGTGCCGCTGCCGCTCGGCGTGTTCGACGTTTTCGTGGAGAGCTGA
- a CDS encoding AbrB family transcriptional regulator: protein MPDLAASPPGWRRWWATPLVGLAGGTLASLIGWPLPWIIGSLLAVIAARCGGWLIGELPGGRQTGQWLVASGIGLHFTGAVMTQLLGHFALILAGAVGTLLLSLIGIALLRRAGLDRATAFFASMPGGASEMVNLAQRHDAQIARVAAAHSLRLLLVVLLVPALFAWSLPPGAPVAPAAVNWAWLAVLLPAGAVLALLWKKLRQPNPWMLGPLTACALASVAFDLQLGLPPGLGQAGQWLIGCALGCHFDRAFFRNAPGFLARILLFTLLAMLGAALLASGLGWLAGQNGSSLMLGMMPGGITELCLTADALQLSVALVTALQVLRLFLVMFLAEPLFRLWQRSRGLPARDRDHA, encoded by the coding sequence ATGCCTGATCTGGCCGCCTCGCCGCCCGGCTGGCGCCGCTGGTGGGCCACGCCCCTGGTCGGCCTGGCCGGCGGCACCCTGGCCAGCCTGATCGGCTGGCCGCTGCCGTGGATCATCGGCTCGCTGCTGGCGGTGATCGCCGCCCGCTGCGGTGGCTGGCTGATCGGCGAACTGCCGGGCGGCCGGCAGACCGGCCAATGGCTGGTCGCCAGCGGCATCGGCCTGCATTTCACCGGCGCGGTGATGACGCAACTGCTCGGCCACTTCGCCCTGATCCTCGCCGGCGCGGTCGGCACCCTGCTGCTCAGCCTGATCGGCATCGCCCTGCTGCGCCGCGCCGGTCTCGACCGCGCCACGGCGTTCTTCGCCAGCATGCCCGGCGGTGCCAGCGAGATGGTCAACCTGGCCCAGCGCCACGACGCGCAGATCGCCCGGGTCGCCGCGGCGCACAGCCTGCGTCTGTTGCTGGTGGTGCTGCTGGTGCCGGCGCTGTTCGCCTGGAGCCTGCCGCCTGGCGCGCCAGTGGCCCCCGCCGCGGTGAACTGGGCCTGGCTGGCCGTGCTGCTGCCGGCTGGCGCCGTGCTGGCCCTGTTGTGGAAAAAGCTGCGCCAGCCCAATCCCTGGATGCTCGGTCCGCTGACGGCATGCGCCCTGGCCAGCGTCGCCTTCGACCTGCAACTGGGCCTGCCACCCGGCCTCGGCCAGGCCGGCCAATGGCTGATCGGCTGCGCCCTGGGCTGCCACTTCGACCGAGCCTTCTTTCGCAACGCGCCGGGCTTTCTCGCCCGCATCCTGCTGTTCACCCTGCTGGCCATGCTCGGCGCCGCCCTGCTGGCCAGCGGCCTGGGCTGGCTGGCCGGGCAGAACGGCAGCTCGCTGATGCTGGGCATGATGCCCGGTGGCATCACCGAGCTGTGCCTGACCGCCGACGCCCTGCAGCTGTCGGTGGCGCTGGTCACCGCGTTGCAGGTGCTGCGGCTGTTTCTGGTGATGTTCCTGGCCGAACCGCTGTTCCGCCTGTGGCAACGCAGCCGAGGGCTGCCGGCGCGAGATCGTGACCACGCTTAG
- a CDS encoding sensor histidine kinase produces the protein MNRPGSLSGRLLRRLALLLALILLLSSLSAYWSARRAADTAYDRTLLASARAIADGLYSDDGRLKANVPYVALDTFAYDSAGRIYYQVLDPNGALVSGYQGLPEPPSGTRRTDDYPALARFYDGQFRAQGVRLVSLLQPVSEPQLNGIAEIRVAETQGARERMARELLLGTLWRMGALSLSALLLVWLAVSAALRPLESLRRAVAERGSDDLRPLPDDELPRELRPLVQALNQFNERLRGLFERQSQFIAEAAHELRTPLAALKARVELGLRAQQPQEWRGTLEEAAQNTERLTQLANQLLSLARIESGARAIAEGGAQRLDLNQLARELGLALAPLAHARGIALALEAEQSVWLRGEPTLLNELLCNLVDNALAHTPAGGNVVVRVLPPAVLEVQDDGPGIPADEREKVFQRFYRGGRGGDGVGLGLAIVGEVCRAHRARISLHQAQPCGLLVRVEFAQEAG, from the coding sequence GTGAACAGGCCGGGCAGCCTGAGCGGGCGGCTGCTGCGGCGCCTGGCGCTGCTGCTGGCGCTGATCCTGCTGCTCAGCAGCCTGAGCGCCTACTGGAGCGCACGGCGCGCCGCCGATACCGCCTACGACCGTACCCTGCTGGCCTCGGCACGGGCCATCGCCGACGGCCTGTACAGCGACGACGGCCGGCTCAAGGCCAACGTGCCCTACGTGGCCCTGGACACCTTCGCCTACGACAGCGCCGGGCGCATCTATTACCAGGTGCTGGACCCGAACGGAGCCCTGGTCTCCGGTTACCAGGGGCTGCCTGAACCCCCGTCTGGCACCCGCCGTACCGATGACTACCCGGCTTTGGCGCGTTTCTACGACGGCCAGTTCCGCGCTCAAGGCGTGCGTCTGGTCAGCCTGTTGCAGCCGGTCAGCGAGCCGCAGCTCAACGGCATCGCCGAGATACGTGTGGCCGAGACCCAGGGTGCCCGCGAGCGCATGGCCCGCGAGCTGCTGCTCGGTACCCTGTGGCGCATGGGCGCGTTGTCGCTCAGCGCGCTGCTGCTGGTGTGGCTGGCGGTCAGCGCCGCACTACGGCCGCTGGAGAGCCTGCGCCGGGCCGTGGCCGAGCGCGGCAGCGATGACCTGCGGCCATTGCCCGACGATGAGTTGCCGCGGGAGCTGCGGCCGCTGGTGCAGGCCCTCAACCAGTTCAATGAGCGCCTGCGTGGCCTGTTCGAGCGCCAGTCGCAGTTCATCGCCGAGGCCGCCCACGAGTTGCGCACGCCCCTGGCGGCGCTCAAGGCGCGGGTCGAACTGGGCCTACGCGCGCAGCAGCCGCAGGAGTGGCGCGGCACCCTGGAGGAGGCCGCGCAGAACACCGAACGCCTGACTCAGCTGGCCAACCAGCTGCTGTCCCTGGCGCGCATCGAGAGCGGGGCACGGGCCATCGCCGAGGGCGGTGCGCAGCGCCTGGACCTCAACCAGTTGGCCCGCGAGCTGGGCCTGGCCCTGGCGCCCCTGGCCCATGCCCGCGGCATCGCCCTGGCCCTGGAGGCCGAGCAGTCGGTGTGGCTGCGGGGCGAGCCGACGCTACTCAACGAGTTGCTGTGCAATCTGGTCGACAATGCCCTGGCCCATACCCCGGCGGGCGGCAACGTCGTGGTGCGGGTGCTGCCGCCGGCCGTGCTGGAGGTGCAGGACGATGGGCCGGGGATTCCCGCCGATGAGCGCGAGAAGGTGTTCCAGCGCTTCTATCGTGGCGGCCGCGGGGGGGATGGGGTCGGACTGGGGCTGGCCATAGTCGGGGAGGTCTGCCGCGCGCACCGGGCGCGCATCAGCCTGCATCAGGCGCAGCCGTGCGGTCTGCTGGTGCGGGTGGAGTTTGCTCAGGAGGCGGGCTGA
- a CDS encoding tripartite tricarboxylate transporter permease — protein sequence METLQFLSQGFDVATRPDNLLVALFGAFVGTVVGLLPGLGPINGVALLLPLAFAFGLPPETALILLAAVYLGCEYGGRISAILLNVPGDAAAVMTTLDGYPLARQGKAGIALSLSAVSSFVGSIVATCGVVLFAPLLAKWAVAFGPAEYFVLMIFAIACLGGMVGDKPVKTLMAALIGLALATVGVDSTTGVYRFTFGSVSLSDGIQFIIVVIGFFSVSEILVMLENTHAGQKAVKTSGRLLFNLKEFCATFWTMLRSALAGFVIGTLPGAGATIASAMTYMTEKRLAGSGGKFGEGDLRGLAAPEAANNASACGSLIPMLTLGVPGSGTTAVMIGALALYNITPGPMLFEQQPDVVWGLIASLFIGNVILLVMNIPLIGLFSRMLSVPNWILVPGITVISMVGVYAVHSTTFDLLLMIGLGVFGYLLRKLDFPLSAVILGFVLGELMEDNLRRALSISAGDLSILWSSPITLCLWALAALMLAMPGLRWMRGRTRARLANA from the coding sequence ATGGAAACCCTACAATTTCTGAGCCAGGGCTTCGACGTCGCCACCCGCCCGGACAACCTGCTGGTGGCGCTGTTCGGCGCCTTCGTCGGCACCGTGGTCGGCCTGCTGCCGGGCCTCGGCCCGATCAACGGGGTGGCCCTGCTGCTGCCCCTGGCCTTCGCCTTCGGCCTGCCGCCGGAGACCGCGCTGATCCTGCTGGCCGCGGTGTACCTGGGCTGCGAGTACGGCGGCCGCATCTCCGCCATCCTGCTCAACGTGCCGGGGGACGCCGCGGCGGTGATGACCACCCTCGACGGCTACCCGCTGGCGCGCCAGGGCAAGGCCGGCATCGCCCTGTCGCTGTCGGCGGTCAGCTCCTTCGTCGGCAGCATCGTCGCCACCTGCGGCGTGGTGCTGTTCGCCCCGCTGCTGGCGAAGTGGGCGGTGGCCTTCGGCCCGGCGGAATACTTCGTGCTGATGATCTTCGCCATCGCCTGCCTGGGCGGCATGGTCGGCGACAAGCCGGTCAAGACCCTGATGGCGGCGCTGATCGGCCTGGCCCTGGCCACGGTCGGCGTCGACTCCACCACCGGGGTGTACCGCTTCACCTTCGGCAGCGTCAGCCTGTCCGACGGCATCCAGTTCATCATCGTGGTGATCGGCTTCTTCAGCGTCAGCGAGATCCTGGTGATGCTGGAGAACACCCACGCCGGGCAGAAGGCGGTGAAGACCAGCGGCCGCCTGCTGTTCAACCTCAAGGAGTTCTGCGCCACCTTCTGGACCATGCTGCGCAGCGCCCTGGCCGGCTTCGTCATCGGCACCCTGCCCGGCGCCGGCGCGACCATCGCCAGCGCCATGACCTACATGACCGAGAAGCGCCTGGCCGGCAGCGGCGGCAAGTTCGGCGAGGGCGACCTGCGCGGCCTGGCCGCCCCGGAGGCGGCCAACAACGCCTCGGCCTGCGGCTCGCTGATCCCCATGCTGACCCTCGGCGTACCGGGCTCGGGCACCACCGCGGTGATGATCGGCGCCCTGGCGCTGTACAACATCACCCCAGGGCCGATGCTGTTCGAGCAGCAGCCGGACGTGGTCTGGGGCCTGATCGCCTCGCTGTTCATCGGCAACGTCATCCTGCTGGTGATGAACATCCCGCTGATCGGCCTGTTCTCGCGCATGCTCAGCGTGCCCAACTGGATTCTGGTGCCGGGCATCACGGTGATCAGCATGGTCGGCGTGTACGCGGTGCACAGCACCACCTTCGACTTGCTGCTGATGATCGGCCTCGGGGTGTTCGGCTATCTCCTGCGCAAGCTGGACTTCCCGCTGTCGGCGGTGATCCTCGGCTTCGTCCTCGGCGAGCTGATGGAGGACAACCTGCGCCGCGCCCTGTCGATCTCCGCAGGCGACTTGAGCATCCTCTGGTCCAGCCCGATCACCCTGTGCCTGTGGGCGCTGGCCGCGCTGATGCTGGCCATGCCAGGCCTGCGCTGGATGCGCGGACGCACCCGGGCGCGCCTGGCCAATGCCTGA
- a CDS encoding HDOD domain-containing protein, with protein MSKLAEKVQEELLQAIDNDELVLPTLPEVALKVREAAEDPNIGIPQLSKVIGNDAALTARIIKVVNSPLLRTNKEITDLQMAVGRLGINYTSNLATGLAMEQMFQATSDVVDRKMREVWNKSTEIAGICHVLCRHYTRLMPDQATLAGLVHQIGVLPILTYAEEHSELLADSISLNHVIEKIHPIIGDKILRTWEFPEPIAMVPGQHLDFGRDSAKADYVDIVQVATLQSYLGSQHPYTQLDWGQIPAFAKLGLDPNVDMQEDEDLSAAMDAAMGMLQ; from the coding sequence ATGAGCAAGCTCGCCGAGAAAGTCCAAGAAGAACTGCTGCAGGCCATCGACAACGATGAACTGGTGCTGCCCACCCTGCCGGAGGTCGCCCTGAAAGTGCGCGAGGCCGCCGAAGACCCGAACATCGGCATCCCCCAGCTGAGCAAGGTGATCGGCAACGATGCGGCCCTGACCGCGCGCATCATCAAGGTGGTCAACAGCCCGCTGCTGCGGACCAACAAGGAGATCACCGACCTGCAGATGGCGGTGGGCCGCCTGGGCATCAACTACACCAGCAACTTGGCCACCGGCCTGGCCATGGAGCAGATGTTCCAGGCCACCTCCGACGTGGTCGACCGCAAGATGCGCGAGGTGTGGAACAAGAGCACGGAGATCGCCGGCATCTGCCACGTGCTGTGCCGCCACTACACCCGCCTGATGCCGGACCAGGCCACCCTCGCCGGCCTGGTGCACCAGATCGGCGTGCTGCCGATCCTCACCTATGCCGAGGAGCACAGCGAGCTGCTGGCCGACTCGATCAGCCTCAACCACGTGATCGAGAAGATCCATCCGATCATCGGCGACAAGATCCTGCGCACCTGGGAGTTCCCCGAGCCGATCGCCATGGTGCCCGGCCAGCACCTGGACTTCGGCCGCGACAGCGCCAAGGCCGATTACGTCGATATCGTCCAAGTCGCCACGCTGCAGAGCTACCTGGGCAGCCAGCACCCCTATACCCAGCTGGACTGGGGACAGATCCCGGCATTCGCCAAGCTCGGCCTCGACCCGAATGTCGACATGCAGGAAGACGAGGACCTCTCCGCCGCTATGGACGCCGCCATGGGCATGCTGCAGTGA
- a CDS encoding OprD family porin: MLFASTKAIAPVHLLSLAIAATLLSPAARADFIADSSASLKTTNIYLNRDYREGDGQNKREEWGQSFWLNLQSGYTEGPVGFGLDAQGLLGIKLDSSADRTRTGLLPKHDDGKAPDEFGRLGLTAKVKVSATELRYGSHSPVLPVVVANDSRLLPQVFEGGLLTSSEVEGLTFTGGRLDKAIDRASTDAEELQLESKNGRYAGVSADHLDLLGLDYQFNQNLKGRYFHAELEDVYRQNFFNLLASYPLAGGTLAADLRLMLSDDSGAAKAGEVDNRALNGVLSYAHSGHKLSLAYQDMSGDTGYAYIAGSDPYLVNDSANDYANPDEKSWSVRYDYDFTALGVPGLTAFARYIKGSDAQIIGSNERGGERESNFEVKYVVQSGPVKNLFVRLRNANFRSDFARDSDEYRVVIGYTLPIL, translated from the coding sequence ATGCTATTCGCATCGACCAAGGCCATTGCGCCTGTCCATCTGCTCAGCCTCGCCATAGCCGCAACCCTGCTCAGCCCTGCTGCTCGGGCCGACTTCATCGCTGACAGTTCTGCCAGCCTGAAGACCACCAACATCTACCTGAACCGTGACTATCGCGAAGGCGATGGCCAGAACAAGCGCGAGGAGTGGGGCCAGAGCTTCTGGCTCAACCTACAGTCCGGTTACACCGAAGGCCCAGTCGGCTTCGGCCTCGACGCCCAGGGCCTGCTGGGCATCAAACTGGACTCCAGCGCCGACCGCACCAGAACCGGCCTACTGCCAAAGCACGACGACGGCAAGGCACCGGACGAATTTGGTCGGCTGGGGCTGACCGCCAAGGTCAAGGTCTCCGCCACCGAGCTGCGCTACGGTTCGCACAGCCCCGTCCTGCCGGTGGTAGTGGCCAACGACAGCCGCTTGCTGCCACAGGTATTCGAGGGTGGTCTGCTGACTTCCTCCGAAGTGGAGGGCCTGACCTTCACCGGCGGGCGCCTGGACAAGGCCATCGACCGCGCCTCGACCGACGCCGAGGAGCTGCAGCTCGAAAGCAAGAATGGACGCTACGCCGGGGTGAGCGCCGACCACCTCGACTTGCTCGGTCTCGACTACCAGTTCAACCAGAACCTAAAAGGCCGCTACTTCCATGCCGAGCTCGAGGACGTCTACCGGCAGAACTTCTTCAACCTGCTGGCCAGCTACCCCCTGGCCGGCGGCACCCTGGCCGCCGACCTGCGCCTGATGCTCAGCGACGACAGCGGCGCGGCCAAGGCCGGCGAGGTCGACAACCGCGCGCTGAACGGCGTGCTCAGCTACGCCCACAGCGGCCACAAGCTGAGCCTGGCCTATCAGGACATGAGCGGCGACACCGGCTATGCCTACATCGCCGGCAGCGACCCCTACCTGGTCAACGACTCCGCCAACGACTACGCCAACCCTGACGAAAAATCCTGGTCGGTACGCTACGACTACGACTTCACCGCCCTGGGCGTTCCCGGCCTGACGGCCTTCGCTCGCTATATCAAGGGCAGCGACGCGCAAATCATCGGCAGCAACGAGCGTGGCGGCGAAAGGGAGAGCAACTTCGAGGTCAAGTACGTGGTGCAAAGCGGCCCGGTCAAGAATCTCTTCGTGCGCCTGCGCAACGCAAACTTCCGCTCCGACTTCGCCCGCGACTCGGACGAATACCGAGTAGTCATCGGCTACACCCTGCCGATTCTCTGA
- a CDS encoding substrate-binding periplasmic protein, with the protein MRVVMLLFSLLLGSGVEAAQQLRLTSGEWPPFHGAELPKQGVASQIVAEAFALEGIEVRWEFLPWARAMQLATQGQRAGTALWRRNAERERLFFISDPVLDTQTHLLHRKSVEFAWQTLDDLRGLRIGATRGYYYGKAFERAESTGRLNVQRINSDEVALRQLLAGRIDLFPLSRLAASSLLARRFTSAERAQLSFHPLPLSSHSLHLLLSRRIAANAELMARFNNGLARLHENGKIARWLLEARQPLSMIPQVSPPPEQTPPAPADRTAAPDAG; encoded by the coding sequence ATGCGCGTTGTGATGCTGCTGTTCTCCTTGCTCCTGGGCAGCGGCGTGGAGGCGGCACAACAGCTGCGTTTGACCAGCGGCGAATGGCCGCCTTTCCACGGCGCGGAGCTGCCAAAGCAAGGTGTAGCCTCACAGATAGTCGCGGAAGCCTTCGCCCTCGAAGGCATCGAGGTGCGGTGGGAGTTCCTGCCCTGGGCGCGCGCCATGCAGCTGGCCACCCAAGGCCAGCGCGCCGGCACCGCACTGTGGCGACGCAACGCCGAACGCGAGCGCCTGTTTTTCATCAGCGACCCGGTGCTTGACACCCAGACCCATCTACTCCACCGCAAGTCCGTGGAGTTCGCCTGGCAGACCCTCGACGATCTCCGGGGCCTGCGAATCGGCGCCACCCGTGGCTACTATTACGGCAAGGCCTTCGAGCGGGCCGAGTCGACCGGCCGGCTGAATGTCCAGCGCATCAACAGCGATGAAGTGGCCCTGCGCCAATTGCTGGCGGGACGGATCGACCTGTTCCCGCTTTCCCGCCTAGCCGCCTCGAGCCTGCTGGCCCGGCGCTTCACCAGCGCCGAGCGGGCGCAATTGAGCTTTCATCCCCTGCCGCTGAGCAGTCACAGCCTGCATCTCTTGCTGTCGCGCAGGATCGCCGCTAACGCCGAGCTGATGGCGCGCTTCAATAACGGCCTGGCGCGCCTGCACGAGAACGGCAAGATCGCTCGGTGGCTGCTGGAAGCACGGCAGCCACTGAGCATGATTCCCCAGGTCAGCCCGCCTCCTGAGCAAACTCCACCCGCACCAGCAGACCGCACGGCTGCGCCTGATGCAGGCTGA
- a CDS encoding protein YgfX, which translates to MSSPSEVFECRWRPSRLLLLCYGLTQALALLSLLWVELPPWGYGLAVALCLGHAAWVLPRHILLSSAQAFGALRHDADGWQLWNRARGWQAIQLRPDSLALPPIVVLRFRLANERRVRGLCIPRDALAHDIHRRLRVRLKFSRRRWAAPE; encoded by the coding sequence GTGTCCAGCCCAAGTGAGGTATTCGAGTGCCGCTGGCGGCCCTCGCGGCTGCTGTTGCTGTGCTATGGGCTGACCCAGGCGCTGGCGCTGCTCAGTCTGCTATGGGTCGAGTTGCCGCCCTGGGGGTATGGGCTGGCAGTCGCCCTGTGCCTGGGGCATGCGGCCTGGGTGCTGCCGCGGCACATCCTGCTGAGCTCGGCCCAGGCATTCGGCGCCTTGCGTCATGATGCCGATGGCTGGCAGCTGTGGAACCGGGCGCGGGGCTGGCAGGCGATCCAGCTGCGCCCCGACAGCCTGGCCTTGCCGCCGATCGTGGTGCTGCGTTTTCGCCTGGCAAACGAGCGGCGCGTGCGCGGCCTGTGCATCCCCCGGGATGCGCTGGCGCACGATATCCATCGGCGCCTGCGGGTGCGGCTGAAATTTAGTCGCCGTAGGTGGGCGGCGCCAGAATAG
- the ygfZ gene encoding CAF17-like 4Fe-4S cluster assembly/insertion protein YgfZ, with product MAETAFFCTLSHEGILAVRGPDASKFLQGQLTCNLNYLSDSRSSLGARCTPKGRMLSSFRILSLADGYLLAMAGELVAPQLADLQKYAVFSKSKLADEGDAWVRFGLSGGDGALVSLGLDLPQEADCVARAHNLLALRLSDGRSELWTPAEEAPTLRARLAAQLQEAPLNDWLLAQVRAGIGQVLGSTRELFIPQMLNLQALGAVSFKKGCYTGQEIVARMQYLGKLKRRLYRLALDDRQLPEPAVELFSPVHNSGVGEVVLAARSDNGTELLAVLQEDAMKDGRIRLGAPEGPPLRLLDLPYSLDADREIQR from the coding sequence ATGGCCGAAACCGCATTTTTCTGCACCCTCAGTCACGAAGGCATCCTGGCCGTTCGCGGTCCCGATGCCAGCAAGTTCCTCCAGGGCCAGCTGACCTGCAACCTCAACTACCTGAGCGACAGCCGCAGCAGCCTCGGCGCCCGCTGCACCCCCAAGGGCCGCATGCTGTCGAGCTTCCGCATCCTCAGCCTGGCCGACGGCTACCTCCTGGCGATGGCCGGCGAGCTGGTCGCGCCGCAGCTGGCCGACCTGCAGAAATATGCGGTGTTCTCCAAGTCCAAGCTCGCCGACGAAGGCGACGCCTGGGTACGCTTCGGCCTCAGCGGCGGCGACGGTGCGCTGGTCAGCCTGGGGCTGGACCTGCCCCAGGAGGCCGATTGCGTGGCCCGTGCCCACAATCTGCTGGCCCTGCGCCTGAGCGATGGCCGCAGCGAACTCTGGACCCCCGCCGAAGAGGCGCCGACCCTGCGTGCCCGCCTGGCCGCACAGCTGCAGGAGGCGCCGCTGAATGACTGGCTGCTGGCCCAGGTCCGCGCCGGCATCGGCCAGGTACTGGGCAGCACCCGCGAACTGTTCATCCCGCAGATGCTCAACCTGCAGGCCCTCGGCGCGGTCAGCTTCAAGAAGGGCTGCTATACCGGCCAGGAGATCGTCGCGCGCATGCAGTACCTGGGCAAGCTCAAGCGCCGCCTGTATCGCCTGGCCCTGGATGACCGGCAACTGCCGGAACCGGCCGTCGAGCTTTTCTCCCCCGTGCATAACTCGGGGGTCGGCGAGGTGGTCCTGGCCGCCCGAAGCGACAACGGCACCGAACTGCTCGCCGTGCTGCAGGAGGACGCCATGAAGGACGGACGCATTCGCCTGGGCGCCCCCGAAGGCCCGCCGCTGCGCCTGCTCGACCTGCCCTACAGCCTGGACGCCGATCGCGAAATCCAGCGCTGA
- a CDS encoding response regulator: MRILLVEDHPQLAASVAQALKGAGWTVDVLHDGVAADLALSSEDYALAILDIGLPRLDGFAVLARLRDRGKTLPVLMLTARGEVSDRVHGLNLGADDYLAKPFELSELEARVKALLRRSLLGGEQQQRCGALLYDLGTRRFSLRGEPLSLTSREQAVLGAMIARPGRVMSKEQLAAQVFGLDEEASSDAMEIYVHRLRKKLEGSGVRIVTFRGLGYLLEAVDD; encoded by the coding sequence GTGCGAATCCTGCTGGTCGAAGACCATCCGCAACTGGCGGCGAGCGTGGCTCAGGCCTTGAAAGGGGCCGGCTGGACGGTGGACGTGCTGCACGATGGGGTCGCCGCCGACCTGGCCCTGAGCAGCGAGGACTACGCCCTGGCGATCCTCGACATCGGCTTGCCGCGGCTGGACGGCTTCGCGGTGCTAGCCCGCCTGCGCGACCGTGGCAAGACCCTGCCGGTGCTGATGCTGACCGCCCGCGGCGAGGTCAGTGACCGGGTGCACGGGCTCAACCTCGGCGCCGACGATTACCTGGCCAAGCCCTTCGAGCTGAGCGAACTGGAGGCGCGGGTCAAGGCCCTGCTGCGGCGCAGCCTGCTCGGCGGCGAGCAGCAGCAGCGTTGTGGCGCGTTGCTCTATGACCTGGGCACCCGGCGCTTCAGCCTGCGCGGCGAGCCCCTTAGCCTGACCTCCCGCGAGCAGGCGGTGCTGGGGGCGATGATCGCCCGGCCGGGGCGGGTGATGAGCAAGGAACAGCTGGCTGCCCAGGTATTCGGCCTGGACGAGGAGGCCAGCAGCGATGCCATGGAGATCTACGTGCATCGCCTGCGCAAGAAACTCGAGGGCAGCGGCGTGCGCATCGTCACCTTCCGCGGCCTGGGTTATCTGTTGGAAGCCGTCGATGACTGA
- a CDS encoding FAD assembly factor SdhE has translation MVDSTELNRLFWHSRRGMLELDVLLVPFVKEVYPSLDAEDQARYRKLLACEDQDMFGWFMQRGEPEDADLKRMVRMILDRVQPK, from the coding sequence ATGGTCGACTCGACTGAACTCAATCGCCTGTTCTGGCACAGCCGTCGCGGCATGCTGGAGCTGGACGTCCTGCTGGTGCCCTTCGTCAAGGAGGTCTACCCGAGCCTCGATGCCGAGGACCAGGCGCGCTACCGCAAGCTGCTCGCGTGCGAGGATCAGGACATGTTCGGCTGGTTCATGCAGCGCGGCGAGCCCGAGGATGCCGACCTCAAGCGCATGGTTCGCATGATCCTGGATCGTGTCCAGCCCAAGTGA
- a CDS encoding Bug family tripartite tricarboxylate transporter substrate binding protein — MKTAFTRLALATACLTFAGQLLAGEPKRPECIAPAKPGGGFDLTCKLAQSGLKDGGLLKAPMRVTYMPGGVGAVAYNAVVAQRADDPGTIVAFSSGSLLNLAQGKFGRYDEHAVRWLAAVGTDYGAITVRADSPYQSLDDLVDALKKDPSSIVFGAGATIGGQDWMQTALIARAAGIDPKNLRYVAFEGGGETLTAMLGGHVQVTSSGLGEVTPQLAANKVRILAVLADERLPGKLADIPTAKEQGYDISWPVIRGFYVGPEVSDEQYGWWKQQFDRLLASEDFAQLREQRDLLPLALTGEELNAFVLKQVEEYKALAGEFGLVQ; from the coding sequence ATGAAAACTGCCTTCACCCGCCTCGCCCTGGCCACCGCCTGCCTGACCTTCGCCGGCCAGCTGCTGGCCGGCGAGCCCAAGCGCCCCGAGTGCATCGCCCCGGCCAAGCCCGGCGGCGGCTTCGACCTGACCTGCAAGCTGGCCCAGAGCGGCCTGAAGGACGGCGGTCTGCTCAAGGCACCGATGCGTGTCACCTACATGCCCGGCGGCGTCGGCGCGGTGGCCTACAACGCGGTGGTGGCCCAGCGCGCCGACGACCCGGGCACCATAGTGGCCTTCTCCAGCGGCTCGCTGCTCAACCTGGCCCAGGGCAAGTTCGGCCGCTACGACGAGCACGCCGTGCGCTGGCTGGCCGCGGTCGGCACCGACTACGGCGCCATCACCGTGCGCGCCGACTCGCCCTACCAGAGCCTGGACGACCTGGTCGACGCCCTGAAGAAGGACCCGTCGAGCATCGTCTTCGGCGCCGGCGCGACCATCGGCGGCCAGGACTGGATGCAGACCGCGCTGATCGCCCGCGCCGCCGGCATCGACCCGAAGAACCTGCGCTACGTGGCCTTCGAGGGCGGCGGCGAGACCCTCACCGCCATGCTCGGCGGCCATGTCCAGGTGACCAGCAGCGGCCTGGGCGAGGTCACCCCGCAGCTGGCGGCGAACAAGGTGCGCATCCTCGCGGTGCTGGCCGACGAGCGTCTGCCCGGCAAACTGGCCGACATCCCCACCGCCAAGGAGCAGGGCTACGACATCAGCTGGCCGGTGATCCGCGGCTTCTACGTCGGCCCCGAGGTCAGCGACGAGCAGTACGGCTGGTGGAAGCAGCAGTTCGACCGCCTGCTGGCCAGCGAGGACTTCGCCCAACTGCGCGAGCAGCGTGACCTGCTGCCGCTGGCCCTGACCGGCGAGGAGCTGAACGCCTTCGTGCTCAAGCAGGTCGAGGAGTACAAGGCCCTGGCCGGCGAGTTCGGCCTGGTGCAGTAA